Proteins from one Cryptomeria japonica chromosome 4, Sugi_1.0, whole genome shotgun sequence genomic window:
- the LOC131034773 gene encoding flavonoid 3'-monooxygenase CYP75B137-like — protein sequence MSFSNTSSHSTANLSLFFNEGKTKAKLPPGPRGLPVLGSLLDLGSNPHQSFYALSKRYGGLMYLKLGTTTAIIASSQEAATAILKTFDSDFSNRPKNGAAGADILVYNRSDITWSPQWPSLRKLCIFHLLTPKCLEKWQESREEEMALLLASIFRLRGTAVNVGDFINVFSSNVIGQMTLRMRLFDENNTEAEHFRELMDDFLRTAARFRIGDFIPFLERIGLGGSLDEMKSVHKRLDEFLVRKMEEQRIRPLPTEDDGNTDFLQILHQLKYNSVGDEQQLSESNIKGILLNMISAGTDTATRTVEWAMSELIRHPHLMNKVRDEVDACVGTEERVTESHLPQLKYLQAVVTEALRLHPPAPLMLPHASPESSREVMGHFIPPNSHVMVNVWAVARDPNAWEKPLEFNPDRFVDNPVHLDGRDFRIIPFGAGRRMCPGYNLGLRMIHFALASFVHAFDWSLPSGQVPQDLDMSEKYDISIHRKVPLNLFATPRLPARLYNTQQNAGHI from the exons ATGAG TTTCAGTAACACTTCTAGTCATAGCACTGCTAACTTGTCTTTATTTTTCAatgaaggaaagacaaaggcaaagcTGCCGCCGGGGCCACGAGGGCTGCCTGTTTTGGGTAGTCTGCTGGACCTCGGTTCGAATCCCCACCAGTCTTTTTATGCCCTTTCCAAGCGCTACGGCGGCCTCATGTATCTCAAATTAGGCACTACCACCGCCATTATAGCTTCCTCCCAGGAGGCCGCAACTGCCATTCTCAAGACATTTGATTCCGATTTCTCTAACAGGCCAAAGAACGGTGCGGCAGGAGCGGATATTCTGGTGTACAATAGAAGCGACATCACCTGGTCTCCCCAGTGGCCTTCTCTAAGAAAGCTCTGCATTTTCCACCTCTTAACCCCCAAATGTTTGGAAAAGTGGCAAGAGTCCCGAGAAGAAGAAATGGCGCTGTTACTCGCCTCCATCTTTAGACTCCGAGGTACTGCTGTAAATGTGGGAGATTTTATCAATGTCTTCAGTTCTAATGTTATTGGACAGATGACGCTCAGGATGAGACTCTTCGATGAGAACAACACAGAGGCCGAACATTTCCGAGAACTAATGGACGATTTCCTAAGGACCGCTGCTCGTTTTAGGATTGGGGATTTCATCCCTTTCTTAGAGCGGATTGGCTTGGGTGGGTCTCTTGATGAAATGAAGAGCGTGCACAAGCGCCTTGATGAATTTCTTGTGAGGAAGATGGAAGAACAGAGGATTAGGCCTCTGCCCACTGAGGACGATGGCAACACAGACTTTCTACAGATTCTCCATCAACTCAAATATAATTCTGTAGGAGATGAGCAACAGCTTTCCGAGTCTAATATCAAAGGCATTTTACTG AACATGATTTCGGCGGGAACCGACACGGCTACCCGCACGGTGGAATGGGCGATGTCTGAACTGATCCGCCATCCTCATCTGATGAACAAAGTGAGAGACGAAGTGGACGCATGCGTGGGAACGGAAGAGAGAGTAACAGAATCTCATCTTCCTCAGCTTAAGTATTTACAAGCAGTTGTAACAGAAGCTCTTCGACTGCATCCTCCAGCGCCGCTTATGCTTCCTCACGCGTCTCCAGAATCTTCAAGGGAAGTAATGGGGCATTTCATTCCCCCAAATTCTCATGTGATGGTGAATGTGTGGGCCGTGGCAAGAGATCCAAATGCGTGGGAGAAGCCGCTGGAATTTAATCCGGATCGCTTTGTGGACAATCCGGTTCATCTCGATGGAAGAGATTTTCGAATAATACCATTTGGTGCAGGGCGAAGAATGTGCCCGGGATATAATCTGGGGCTTCGTATGATTCATTTTGCACTTGCAAGCTTTGTTCATGCATTTGATTGGTCGCTTCCATCTGGTCAAGTACCCCAAGATTTGGACATGAGTGAGAAATATGATATCTCAATTCACAGGAAAGTTCCGCTCAACCTTTTCGCCACTCCTCGTCTGCCCGCTCGTCTCTATAACACCCAACAAAATGCGGGCCACATATAA
- the LOC131034771 gene encoding flavonoid 3'-monooxygenase CYP75B137, with translation MEMTMSLDTSKLFSFFLSFSVSVTLPLIALLACLYFSNGGKAKTKLPPGPRGLPVLGSLLDLGSNPHHSLCALSKRYGGLMYLKLGSTPTIIASSQEAATAILKTFDSDFSNRPQSGSAVADILLYNRSDITWSPHSQWPFLRKLCIFHLLTPKCLEKWQESREEEMALLLASIFRLRAAAVNVGDFVNVFTSNVIGQMTLRMRLFDENNAEAEHFRELMDDFLSTAARFRIGDFVPFLARIGLGGSLDEMKSLHKRLDQFLVRKMEEQRRMPLPTKDDGNKDFLQILHQLKYNSVGEGRQLSESNIKGILLNMMAAGTDTATRSVEWAMSELIRRPHLMKKVREEVDAVVGMEERVTESHLPHLKYLQAVVTETLRLHPPTPLMLPHASPDSSREIMGHFIPPNSHVMVNVWAIARDPNAWEKPLEFDPDRFVDNPVHLDGRDFRIIPFGAGGRMCPGYNLGLRMIQFALASFVHAFDWSLPSGEEVQDLDMSEKYEVSIHRKVPLKLFVSPRLPTHLYNSQQKAGHM, from the exons ATGGAAATGACTATGAGCTTAGATACTTCTAAGCTTTTTTCATTCTTCTTGTCATTCTCAGTTTCAGTAACGCTTCCACTCATAGCATTGTTAGCTTGCCTCTATTTTTCCAATGGAGGAAAGGCAAAAACAAAGCTGCCACCGGGGCCACGAGGGCTGCCTGTTTTGGGTAGTCTGCTGGACCTCGGTTCGAATCCCCACCACTCCCTTTGTGCTCTTTCCAAGCGCTACGGTGGTCTCATGTATCTCAAATTGGGCAGCACGCCAACCATTATCGCTTCCTCTCAGGAAGCCGCAACTGCCATTCTCAAGACATTTGATTCCGATTTCTCTAACAGACCGCAGAGTGGATCAGCGGTAGCGGATATTCTCTTGTACAATAGAAGCGACATCACCTGGTCTCCCCACTCCCAGTGGCCATTTCTTAGAAAGCTCTGCATTTTCCATCTCCTGACCCCCAAATGTTTGGAAAAGTGGCAGGAGTCCCGAGAAGAAGAAATGGCGTTGTTACTCGCCTCCATCTTTAGACTTCGAGCTGCTGCTGTAAATGTGGGAGATTTTGTAAATGTCTTCACTTCTAATGTTATTGGACAGATGACGCTCAGGATGAGACTCTTCGATGAGAATAACGCAGAGGCCGAACATTTCAGAGAATTAATGGACGATTTCTTAAGCACGGCTGCTCGTTTTAGGATTGGGGATTTCGTTCCTTTCTTAGCGCGGATTGGCTTGGGCGGTTCTCTTGATGAAATGAAGAGCCTGCACAAGCGCCTTGATCAATTTCTGGTGAGGAAGATGGAAGAACAGAGGCGTATGCCTCTGCCCACTAAGGATGATGGCAACAAGGACTTTCTGCAGATTCTCCATCAACTCAAATATAATTCCGTAGGAGAGGGCCGACAACTTTCCGAGTCTAACATCAAAGGCATTTTACTG AACATGATGGCGGCAGGAACCGATACGGCTACCCGCTCGGTGGAATGGGCGATGTCCGAGCTGATCCGCCGCCCTCATCTGATGAAGAAAGTGAGAGAAGAAGTGGATGCAGTTGTGGGAATGGAAGAGAGAGTAACCGAATCTCATCTTCCTCACCTCAAATATTTACAAGCAGTTGTAACGGAAACTCTCCGACTGCATCCTCCAACGCCGCTTATGCTTCCTCACGCATCTCCAGACAGTTCGAGGGAAATAATGGGGCATTTCATTCCTCCCAATTCCCATGTCATGGTGAATGTGTGGGCCATAGCAAGAGATCCAAATGCGTGGGAGAAGCCGCTGGAATTTGATCCGGATCGCTTTGTGGACAATCCTGTTCATCTCGATGGACGAGATTTTCGAATAATACCGTTCGGTGCAGGAGGAAGAATGTGTCCGGGATATAATCTGGGGCTTCGTATGATACAATTTGCACTTGCAAGCTTTGTTCATGCATTTGATTGGTCGCTTCCATCTGGTGAAGAAGTCCAAGATTTGGACATGAGTGAGAAATATGAAGTCTCAATTCACAGGAAAGTTCCTCTCAAACTCTTCGTCAGTCCTCGTCTGCCTACCCATCTTTATAACAGTCAACAAAAAGCGGGTCACATGTAA